A region of the Cyanobium usitatum str. Tous genome:
AAGAGTATGCGAACCCAATCTGGATGACGAGGGTGGCCTGGGAAATCGAAGTGGAGGCCTTGGCCTGAATCGGTAGCTTTCCAACCAACTGCTCAAACACGCCGATCCGACCCTTGACCGCCATGTGAACGTCGGTCTCCACCGTCCCGTCATGGTGGAGGCTGATGATCTGCATTTGGTCGTGTGTCTGACCGATGCGGTCGATACGACCAATGCGCTGCTCCACCCGTATCGGGTTCTAAGGCATGTCGTAGTTGACCAGGGCACTGAGGAACTTGAAGTTCAGACCCTCCGCTGTCGCATCGATGCAAAGCAGAATCTCAGCATTGTCTGCCTTGAAGTCACGCTTTGCGTCTGGGCTGAAAACCGACTCTGAATTATTTAAACGCGTAATCGCATACATGTTGCAAGCGTTCCAGAATGGCAGTCTTTAATGCACCCTCGGAACGTGCCTCCAAAGTTGATCAAGCCCAAGGTGACTGCCGCATGCCTTAATGACCAGAGAATAAATCTGGAGACGACGCTAAAAAAGCAGGTGAAATAGTCGCAAACAACGCATTGCGGCGTATCTGTCGCTCCTGCGGATCACGCACCGTTCGATTCACCTCCAGCAGCGCCATCAGCACCGCTTCGCTCATCGACGTATTGGTCCACGGAATCTGATCCGGCAATTCCCCATCTATGGCACCAGCTACCTTGAGCGCCCTGTGCACCAAGCTTTCTGCTGGCTCATAGGCCAACACCTCTACCCCCAACCCTGCAGCTTCCAGATCCTCAATCATGGGCTCAAACCTGAGTTTGGCCTCTTCCTCCTTCAGCCACTGCTGCGGGCTGCGGGTTTCACCCACATAGGGGTCCTTCACCGCCTGGTTGTAGTGCGAGGCTGCCCTGCTGCGCAGCTCCCGCTCCACCAGCAACGCCCTGATCCCGTCTGGCTGGGCAATGCCCTGCTCCACCAGCCAGGCCACCACCCGGGCCGCACAGCCCAGGCTGAGGAATTCGCTGCTGATCAGCAGCGTGTCGTGCTGCACCTCAGCCAGTTCCGCTTGGAGCTGCTCGAGCAGCAGCTCGGGCTCCAGCGCCTCGGCATCCGGGCGCCGCAGCTCCGGGATCAGGCTGAACACCAGATTGTGATGAGCACCATCAGGCCACTGCCCCGTGCGGGGGTAATAAAACGCTGAAAACGACTGCTGCCGCAGCACCGCCTGAAGCGCGCTGGTGCCCGTCTTGTGGGGGCCGGCATGCAGGATCAGGCGGCGGGGCATCGGTTAGGGCTTGGGTTCCCCAGTTTGGCTGAGCTGGGAGGCACCTGCTCTCAGCTGGGTAGCGCCGGCAGTCGCATCGCCTCCAGTGTCGGCATTAGCTCAGTGGGCTTTTCCACCAGCGCTCACTCAGGCCGGGCCAGCAGCAGCCCCGATCGGCTGCCAGCCGCCAGGGGTAGCCCGTCGGTGATTGCTGCATATCCAGCGTGAACTGCCTCTGCTGCTTGAGCTGCTCCCAGGTTGCGCAGCTGGAGGCGCCAGAGGGTTGGCGAGGGGGGTCTGGGTCGTGCTGGGTGGCTGTTTTGTGTGGGTTGGTGGGCCTTGAAAACCGATCACTGGTTCTACGGGCTGTTCCAGAGCGCGCCGGATCTGATCGCCTTGCTGTTGCCGCAGGGTGCCTCTGCGGTGCCTGAGCTCGGGCCTGATTCTCCTGGGGATGCGCTCTATCGCTTTGAGGCGCCTGAACTCAAAGCCGCAAGCCACCGGCTTGATGGGGCGTTTTGGCCCAGAAGCGGGGAGGCCGGCACGCTGGAGCAACCGGTGGTGCTGCTGGAGGTGCAGATGCGCAGCAAGCCAGGTTTCAAGCACCGCCTTGGCACCCAGAGCTTTCGCTTTCTCCAGATCCAGCCTCGGGTACACCGCCTGGCCGTGGTCTTGGTGGTGCCCCAGCGGCGTGATGGTGCTCGAGCACATGGGCTGACAAGAGGCCGACGCCGTGATCCGCCACTGCGGGGGGTGAAGGAGACTGGGGGCGCAGTCAGCACGTCTACACGCATCAACTGATGACTAGGCTGATGCAGGCTTGGTTCTTCTGATCGATGCGCACCACCGTGACCCTGGACGCGCAGCTACTGGCCCAGGCCCAACAGCTGTGCGGCGACCTGGAGCGCAGCGCGCTGCTCAAGGAAGCGTTGCAGGCCCTGGTGCAGCGGGAAAGCGCGCGCAGGCTGGCCGCCCTGGGCGGCAGCCAACCGGATCTCGCCCCCATCCCGCGTCGCCGGAGCACGGCTTGATTCTCGTTGACACCTCCGTGTGGGTGGACCACCTGCGCACCGGCTTACCGCAGCTCGAGGCCGCGCTCCAAGAGAATGATGTGGTGATGCATCCCTGGGTGATCGGCGAACTCGCGTGCGGCAACCCCCGCCATCGCGCGCAGGTGCTGCAGCTGCTGCAGGGCCTGCCGAAGGCAACCGTGGCGAGCGATGGGGAGGTGTTGCTCCTGATCGAGCAGGAGCAGCTGATGGGGCGTGGGATCGGCTTCATCGACGCCCACCTGCTGGCCTCCGCACGACTGTCGGGCTGCTGGCTCTGGACCGGTGATCGTCGGCTGGGCGTCCTAGCCAAGGATCTGGGTGTGGCGGCGCCAGACTGCCCGCCATGAGCGGTTTCGGTTCCCCCAGCCCCACTACCCCTGCAGGCGCCACCGACCCCTGCGTGCACTGCGGCTTCTGCCTGCCCACCTGCGCCAGCTACCGGGTGCTGGGAACGGAGATGGATTCACCCCGGGGCCGCATCTACACCCTCAAGGCGATCGCCAACGGTGAACTGAGCCTCGACGCCACCGTGGCGAAACACTTCGACAGTTGCCTGGGCTGTCTCGCCTGCGTGACCGCCTGTCCGTCAGGGGTGCGCTACGACCAAATGATCGAGGCGACGCGCCCCCAGCTCAACGCCCCGGAACTGCGCAGCTCCGCCCAGCAGGCATTTCGCAAGCTGCTGTTTGCCCTGCTTCCCTACCCTGCGCGGCTTCGGGCCCTGCTCACGCCGCTGCGCCTTTACGCCGGCACCCCCCTGCAGGCCCTGGCCCGCCGCAGTGGGCTCACCCGCCTGTTCGGCCCCCAACTGGAGGCCCTCGATCAGCTGCTACCTCCCTTGGTGCCGGCTGGCTTCCGCGACGACTTCCCCCTGGTAGTGCCCGCCCAGGGTCCTCGCCGCGCCCGGGTAGGGCTGATGCTGGGTTGTGTGCAGCGTTTATTTGATCCAGCCGTGAATCAGGCCGCCGTGCAGGTGCTGAGCGCCAACGGCATCGAGGTGGTGATCCCGCCAGCCCAAGGTTGCTGCGGCGCCGTGACCCACCACCAAGGGGAACTGGACCAAACCCACCAACTGGCCCAGGCCCTGATCCAAAGCTTCGAGGCCGTAGTGGGCCCAGGCAAGCCCGCCGGGGCCGAGCCTCTCGACGCCGTATTGGTGGCAGCTTCCGGTTGCGGCCACACCATGAAGTCCTACGGGCGGCTCACCGGCAGCAGCTTCTCCGCCCCGGTCGCGGACATACAGGAGTTCCTCGCCGAGCTCGGCCTGAGCCAGCCATTCCTCGCCGCCCTCAAGCCCCTGAGCCACGCTGACGGCGAACCAGCCAGCGCCAAACGCCCGCTCCAACTGGCTTATCACGACGCCTGCCACATGCTGCATGGCCAGGGCATCAGCAGCCAGCCCCGGGCCCTACTCAATGCCATCCCCCACATCCAGCTGCGCGAAGCGACGGAAGCGGGAGTGTGCTGCGGCAGCGCCGGCATCTACAACTTGGTGCAGCCTGAGGAGGCCGCCGCCCTCGGGCAGCTCAAGGCCAAAGACCTAGCTGGCACCGGTGCCGAGCTGGCTGTTAGCGCCAACATCGGCTGCAGCCTGCAGATCCGCCGCCACCTGCAGGAACTGCCCCAGCCGATCCCGGTGCTGCATCCGATGCAGTTGCTGGAGCAGAGCTATAGCGGTTGAGCCAACCCATCCCCGAGAACATTCTGGGAGTGGGTTTTGGCTTGGCCGGTGCCGTGGGGGTAATACGGCGGTGGCCATTGGCGAGGAGACGAGTTAATCCGCGCCTTCCAAACCCTCCATCCAGCGCCAGGCCAGCCGCAGCGTGTCCCCATCACCGAGATTGCCGGGGAAAGTGAGCACCGGCAGTGGCTCTGGCAGATCAGCCAGCACCAAGGAAAGCCCCGGCAGCAGCTGGCCTTGCAACTCGACCGCCGCCAGAGCCAAACCATCGGCCAGCAGGGTGTGGGTGGTGATGCCCCCCTTGCTGATCAGGTAACCCAGCTGGGGCGCCAGGGCAGCAGCCAGCCGGGCCATTAGCGCCGCTAGAGCGTCCCCTAAGCGGCGGCGCTGCGCCACTGATGAGCACTGGAGCTCACCCCGGCTGGTGTACAGCACCGGCGTTTGCCCCTGGGCCAGCACCCGCCGCAACTGAACCAGCCAGTCGGCCTCCAGGGAAGCCAGCAGGAGCTCCGGCAGGGGGCCTTCCAGCAGCCGCGCCAGCTTGGCGACGGGCAGCTCCAGCCCCACGCAGCGGGGCTCCGTCAGCAGCTGGGTGAGCTGGGCATCAGCCAAGGGCACGTGGGAGCCCACCAGCACCAGCCCTGGCTTGGGGCGGCGCAACCGGGCCAAGCCAGCTCCAGCCAGGGGCTGGGGCGGCAAAGCCGCTAAGGCCTGAATCCAACTGGCCGCCGACTGGGAAAGCACCGCCCGCGGCCAGGCCTGGCGCACCACCTGGGCCAGGGCGGCCAGTTGCTCAGGTCGCTCCCCGTCAACGGCCACCACGGGCCCGCCATCTAGGGCCGCCAATCGCTCCGCCAGGGCCTGGCCGCCATCGCTTACGGCGTAATCCAACTCGGCGCCCGTCAGACGCTGCACCTGGTGAGCGGCGATACGGCCCCCACTTTTTTCCTCCACCCAAACCGGTAGATCGCTGCTGGCGTAGCCAAACAGGCGGTCGCGGGCGAAGGCGGTTTCGTGCACGGGCTGGCCGTGTAGGCGATGCACCCCCTCCACGGTGGTGCGGCCCCCCTCAAAAAAGGCCGGGACCAACAAGGTGGCCGCAAAGGGGCCAAGCTCGGCCGCTATCACCTCCACCTCCAACGGAAAGTGGCCCCGCAAGGTGGAGTCGCCGCGACTCACCAGCCACCAACGCTCAATGCCTGCCAGGGGAAGGGCCGCGGCCAGGGCCCGGCAGATCTGGCGCACCCGATCCGCGGCCGCTTCCGGCGCCAGGGCCCGGGTGTTAGCCAGCAGAAACAGCAGTGGCGAAGGGTGCCGCAGCCCCGCCGCCAGGGTGGCGGCATCCCAGCGCAGCAGCAGCGGGCAGCTGTGCACCGTCTGGGAGCCGGTGGGGTCATCGTCGATGACGATGATTTTGGAGGAGGCGGCCATGGCACCATCGTGCCGTGATGACTCCAGAGCCCAGGGAGCTGCAGGAGCTGGTGCGCGAGCTGCACCAGCAAGCTGCGCCCTGGCAACCCGCCGGCCTGGGCAGCCGACTCAACTGGGGGCCGCCAGTTATGGGCGCCAGCGCCACCGTGAGCTGTAGGCGGCTGAGCGGCATCGTTGAGCACAGCCCTGGCGATTTCACTGTGACGGCCCTAGCCGGCACGCCCCTGGTCGAATTGCAAGCCGAACTGGCCCGCCACAGGCAGTGGCTAGCCGTTGACTGGCCCTGGGGCAGCGGCATGGGCGGCCAAGCCAGCGGCAGCCTGGGCGGCCTGGTGGCCAGGGGCCTGGCCGGCGGTCTGCGCCAGCGCTATCTGGGCGTGCGCGACCAGATCATTGGCCTGGAATTGATCCGCAGCGACGGCACCCGCGCCCGGGCCGGGGGCAAGGTGGTGAAAAACGTGGCCGGCTACGACCTGATGCGCTTGATGGCGGGCAGCTGGGGGTCCTTAGGACTGATCAGCAGCCTCACGCTGCGCACCATGCCGGAGCCACCCCAGCGGCGCGGCCTGAAGCTGGCGGGGCCGCTCGAAGCCCTCGGCCCACTGGCTTCCTGGCTGCTGGGCTCAAGCCTCAGCCCGGAGCGGATCGACTGGTGGCGACCCCCTGCCCGCCAAGAAGAAGACACCGGACTGCTGATCAGCCTGGCCAGCATCAACGCCCACACCCTCAATGAGCAGATCGGCTGCATCGCCGCCAAGGCTGCTCCAATGGGAATAACGGCCCAAACTCTTGAACCTGCCGAACTCGCAAGCCTGGTAGGCCAAAGCCAAGGGTCTGAAACTGGGTCCAGCGACTGGTTGCTGCGGCTGGCGGTGCGCCCCAACCAGGCGACTGCCCTGCTCGCCGATCCAGCCCTGGCCGGCTTGCCGCTGGTCCTGGGGGCTGGCAGTGGCCTAGGTATCGCCTGGGCAACTGCCTCAGCCCTGCCGACCTACAAGGTGGAGGCGCTCAGGCGCCATTGCCAGCAGGCTGGCGGCTACCTGACGGTGTTGCGCCAGCCCGCCAGCAGCCAACTGCCGGCCTGGCTAGACGCCCCATCGCGGCCCCTGATCGAGGCGATCAAGCGGCAGTTTGACCCGAAGCAGCAACTGTCGCGCGGTCGCCTCCCTGGAGTGAATCTGCCGGGAGTGGAGCCGCCCCGGAGCTGAGGCCGGCGATCCAGTCGAGCAGGGCAGCATTTACCTGATCTGGCACTTCATCGTGGGGACAGTGACCGGCTTCGAGCACCACTTCGCTGGTGCCTACCGGAGCATGACGCTGGAAAGCAGCCCGCCGGCCCACGGCGTTAATCCAGGGGTCGCGGATACCCCAGAGCAACAGCAACGGGCATGTCAGCTGGACAAACAACTCATCGAGGGGCTGGCCGCGGGGGATATCAAACACGGTGCGAAAAACACCGAAGGCACCCGGATCCAGCGATGGCCGCCGGATCGCCTCCACCAAGGCTTCATCGACGTTGCTCTTGTCGACATACACCTGGTTGAGGGTGCGGCGAATCGTGGCCGGCCGGCGCAAATTTTCAAACAACAACCTCTGCAGCACCGGACTTTTGAGCAGGGCTCCCGCAATGGTTTGGCGGGTGATCGCTCCCCAGCCCTTAGGCGGCGCCTGCTCATCGCTGAACGGCCCTGCCGCATTCAGCAGCACCACCCCGGCCGCCTGGTCCCCTAGGGCAGCGCCAGCCGCTAGGGCTGAGAAACCGCCAAGGGAATTGCCCGCAAGCACCGTCGGCCGGCCGATGCGCTCGTGCACATAGGCGGCCAGCTGGTCGCGCCAGAGGGGGCCGCCGTAGGCAAGCTCGGCCGGCTTGGCGCTGCGACCAAAGCCCAGCAGGTCGATGGCGTGCACCTCATGGCGCTGGGCCAGCACGGGAATGTTGTGGCGCCAGTGGTCCGTGGAAGCACCAAAGCCATGCACCAGCAGGATCGCCGGGCCCTCGGGCTCAGCTGGCGCCGCTGCGATGGCGTGCACTGGATGGCCGGCGTAGCTCCAGGGCTGGGGTACAGACAAGGAAGCCACCTTGATGTGTCCAGGGTGGTTGATGCTAGGTAGATCTGCGGCGCGCCATTGCCCCTCACCAGCCCTGACTGGAGCCCCTTCCTGCCGGGGATCGCCCTGTGGGCCCTAGCCCTTTACCTCCCCTTGAGCGGCCCCTTGGGGCGCCTGGAGGAAGCACTTGCCTCAGGCTCCCTG
Encoded here:
- a CDS encoding helicase-related protein — protein: MYAITRLNNSESVFSPDAKRDFKADNAEILLCIDATAEGLNFKFLSALVNYDMP
- a CDS encoding DUF2887 domain-containing protein, giving the protein MKTDHWFYGLFQSAPDLIALLLPQGASAVPELGPDSPGDALYRFEAPELKAASHRLDGAFWPRSGEAGTLEQPVVLLEVQMRSKPGFKHRLGTQSFRFLQIQPRVHRLAVVLVVPQRRDGARAHGLTRGRRRDPPLRGVKETGGAVSTSTRIN
- a CDS encoding type II toxin-antitoxin system VapB family antitoxin; its protein translation is MRTTVTLDAQLLAQAQQLCGDLERSALLKEALQALVQRESARRLAALGGSQPDLAPIPRRRSTA
- a CDS encoding type II toxin-antitoxin system VapC family toxin, translated to MILVDTSVWVDHLRTGLPQLEAALQENDVVMHPWVIGELACGNPRHRAQVLQLLQGLPKATVASDGEVLLLIEQEQLMGRGIGFIDAHLLASARLSGCWLWTGDRRLGVLAKDLGVAAPDCPP
- a CDS encoding (Fe-S)-binding protein, with translation MSGFGSPSPTTPAGATDPCVHCGFCLPTCASYRVLGTEMDSPRGRIYTLKAIANGELSLDATVAKHFDSCLGCLACVTACPSGVRYDQMIEATRPQLNAPELRSSAQQAFRKLLFALLPYPARLRALLTPLRLYAGTPLQALARRSGLTRLFGPQLEALDQLLPPLVPAGFRDDFPLVVPAQGPRRARVGLMLGCVQRLFDPAVNQAAVQVLSANGIEVVIPPAQGCCGAVTHHQGELDQTHQLAQALIQSFEAVVGPGKPAGAEPLDAVLVAASGCGHTMKSYGRLTGSSFSAPVADIQEFLAELGLSQPFLAALKPLSHADGEPASAKRPLQLAYHDACHMLHGQGISSQPRALLNAIPHIQLREATEAGVCCGSAGIYNLVQPEEAAALGQLKAKDLAGTGAELAVSANIGCSLQIRRHLQELPQPIPVLHPMQLLEQSYSG
- a CDS encoding four-carbon acid sugar kinase family protein, translated to MAASSKIIVIDDDPTGSQTVHSCPLLLRWDAATLAAGLRHPSPLLFLLANTRALAPEAAADRVRQICRALAAALPLAGIERWWLVSRGDSTLRGHFPLEVEVIAAELGPFAATLLVPAFFEGGRTTVEGVHRLHGQPVHETAFARDRLFGYASSDLPVWVEEKSGGRIAAHQVQRLTGAELDYAVSDGGQALAERLAALDGGPVVAVDGERPEQLAALAQVVRQAWPRAVLSQSAASWIQALAALPPQPLAGAGLARLRRPKPGLVLVGSHVPLADAQLTQLLTEPRCVGLELPVAKLARLLEGPLPELLLASLEADWLVQLRRVLAQGQTPVLYTSRGELQCSSVAQRRRLGDALAALMARLAAALAPQLGYLISKGGITTHTLLADGLALAAVELQGQLLPGLSLVLADLPEPLPVLTFPGNLGDGDTLRLAWRWMEGLEGAD
- a CDS encoding FAD-binding oxidoreductase — encoded protein: MTPEPRELQELVRELHQQAAPWQPAGLGSRLNWGPPVMGASATVSCRRLSGIVEHSPGDFTVTALAGTPLVELQAELARHRQWLAVDWPWGSGMGGQASGSLGGLVARGLAGGLRQRYLGVRDQIIGLELIRSDGTRARAGGKVVKNVAGYDLMRLMAGSWGSLGLISSLTLRTMPEPPQRRGLKLAGPLEALGPLASWLLGSSLSPERIDWWRPPARQEEDTGLLISLASINAHTLNEQIGCIAAKAAPMGITAQTLEPAELASLVGQSQGSETGSSDWLLRLAVRPNQATALLADPALAGLPLVLGAGSGLGIAWATASALPTYKVEALRRHCQQAGGYLTVLRQPASSQLPAWLDAPSRPLIEAIKRQFDPKQQLSRGRLPGVNLPGVEPPRS
- a CDS encoding alpha/beta fold hydrolase, which translates into the protein MSVPQPWSYAGHPVHAIAAAPAEPEGPAILLVHGFGASTDHWRHNIPVLAQRHEVHAIDLLGFGRSAKPAELAYGGPLWRDQLAAYVHERIGRPTVLAGNSLGGFSALAAGAALGDQAAGVVLLNAAGPFSDEQAPPKGWGAITRQTIAGALLKSPVLQRLLFENLRRPATIRRTLNQVYVDKSNVDEALVEAIRRPSLDPGAFGVFRTVFDIPRGQPLDELFVQLTCPLLLLWGIRDPWINAVGRRAAFQRHAPVGTSEVVLEAGHCPHDEVPDQVNAALLDWIAGLSSGAAPLPADSLQGGDRATVAASGQTAA